One Antennarius striatus isolate MH-2024 chromosome 17, ASM4005453v1, whole genome shotgun sequence genomic window carries:
- the map4k5 gene encoding mitogen-activated protein kinase kinase kinase kinase 5 isoform X2, which produces MDIFPRPSGEIQRRNPQHDFELIQRVGSGTYGDVYKARNIKTGELAAVKIIKLEPGDDFSIIQQEIFMVKECMHHNIVAYFGSYLCREKLWICMEYCGGGSLQDIYHVTGPLSELQIAYVSRETLQGLEYLHMKGKMHRDIKGANILLTDNGDVKLADFGVAAKITATIAKRKSFIGTPYWMAPEVAAVEKNGGYNQLCDIWAVGITSIELAELQPPMFDLHPMRALFLMSKSSFQPPKLKDKNKWSTAFHNFVKVSLTKNPKKRPTAAKLLSHVYVAQTGLTRRLAVDLLDKMNNPDNHQHYSEVDDDDLEPLSAVRHTIRSTNKEASAERTRSEINFDKLQFEPPLRKETEAHSEMDVSKDNDFSSPWSPFAEGGITSRGHVAHLEDAFEDVELPTLKPGLPPPLPPKPRINSPSEELGLNEERSLTVRRFPNAENGPSQVTRRQSSPEQGNKVEHSTPDFLSVSVSSPGLLSHASDPDNDSDSSVNGGSPKSPPNRHRKEKKEFPKPAINGLPPTPKVLMGACFSKVFDGCPLKINCATSWIHPDTKDQYLIFGTEDGIYTLNLNELHEATMEQLFPRKCTWLYVINNNLMSLSGKTFQLYSHNLIGLFEQLRKPGLAAQFQTHRFPDRILPRRFALTTKIPDTKGCHKCCIVRNPYTGHKYLCGALQSGIVLLQWYEPMQRFMLIKHFDFPLPSPLKVFEMLVVPEQEYPLVCVAISQGSDPSQVVRFETINLNSSSSWFTEIGTSHQQVDAIHVTQLERDTVLVCLDQNLKIVNLQGRLKSNKKLASELSFDFCIGSVVCLQDSVLAFWKHGMQGKSFKSNEVTQEICDPSRVFRLLGSDRVVVLESRPTDNPTALSNLYILAGHENSY; this is translated from the exons GCTCGAAATATTAAAACCGGGGAACTCGCTGCTGTGAAGATCATTAAATTGGAACCAG GGGATGACTTTTCCATCATACAGCAGGAAATCTTCATGGTGAAGGAATGCATGCACCACAATATCGTGGCCTACTTTGGAAGCTACCTCTG TCGAGAGAAGCTTTGGATTTGTATGGAGTATTGTGGTGGAGGATCGCTGCAGGATATTTATCACG ttACGGGGCCTCTGTCAGAGCTCCAGATAGCTTATGTTTCCAGGGAGACCTTACAG GGTTTGGAATATCTACACATGAAGGGCAAGATGCACCGTGACATCAAg gGTGCCAACATACTTCTGACAGACAACGGTGATGTGAAGTTAG CTGACTTTGGAGTGGCAGCCAAAATAACAGCCACCATTGCTAAGAGAAAGTCCTTCATTGGAACGCCTTACTG GATGGCTCCAGAAGTTGCAGCAGTAGAGAAGAATGGTGGCTACAACCAGCTTTGTGACATCTGGGCCGTTGGCATCACATCCATAGAGCTGGCTGAGCTACAGCCTCCAATGTTCGACCTTCATCCAATGAG GGCCTTGTTTTTGATGTCAAAGAGCAGCTTCCAGCCTCCAAaactaaaagacaaaaacaaatg GTCAACTGCCTTCCACAACTTTGTCAAAGTGTCTCTGACAAAGAACCCAAAGAAGAGGCCGACTGCAGCAAAACTTCTCTCA CACGTTTACGTGGCCCAGACTGGTTTGACAAGGAGGCTCGCCGTCGACCTCCTAGATAAGATGAACAACCCAGACAACCACCAACATTACAGTGAAGTGGACGATGATGACCTTGAG CCTCTCTCTGCGGTTAGACACACCATCCGCTCCACCAACAAAGAAGCCAGCGCCGAGAGGACGCGCTCAGAGATAAACT ttGACAAGCTGCAGTTTGAACCACCGCTCCGGAAGGAAACTGAAGCTCATTCTGAAATg GATGTGAGTAAAGATAATGACTTCTCTTCTCCCTGGAGTCCATTCGCAGAAGGAGGAATAACAAGCAG ggGACACGTCGCCCACCTGGAAGATGCCTTTGAAGACGTGGAGCT GCCAACCCTCAAGCCagggcttcctcctcctctgcctccaaAG CCACGAATAAACAGCCCATCAGAAGAGCTTGGCCTTAATGAAGAGCGATCCTTGACGGTCCGGAGGTTCCCCAACGCTGAGAATGGCCCGAGTCAGGTGACCCGCAGACAGAGCTCACCTGAGCAGGGCAACAAGGTGGAGCACTCAACCCCGGATTTCCTCTCTGTTAGCGTCAGCAGCCCCGGCCTTTTATCTCACGCCTCTGATCCTG ATAATGACTCTGACAGCAGTGTGAATGGAGGCAGTCCCAAGTCACCACCCAACCGGCAccggaaggagaagaaggaattCCCT AAACCAGCAATCAACGGTCTGCCTCCCACTCCTAAAGTACTG ATGGGAGCCTGTTTCTCCAAAGTGTTTGATGGCTGTCCACTGAAGATCAATTGTGCCACGTCATGGATTCATCCAGACACTAAAG atcagtATCTAATCTTTGGGACGGAGGATGGCATCTATACACTGAATCTTAATGAACTGCATGAAGCTACAATGGAGCAG CTGTTCCCGAGGAAATGCACGTGGCTGTACGTCATCAACAACAACCTGATGTCTTTATCTG GGAAAACCTTCCAGCTGTACTCCCACAATCTCATTGGGTTGTTCGAGCAGCTACGGAAACCCGGCCTGGCAGCTCAGTTTCAGACTCACCGTTTCCCAGACAGAATTTTACCCAG GAGGTTTGCCTTGACAACTAAGATCCCCGACACAAAGGGTTGTCACAAGTGCTGCATTG TGAGAAATCCATACACAGGCCATAAGTATTTGTGTGGAGCACTGCAGTCTGGGATTGTCCTGCTGCAGTGGTACGAGCCCATGCAGAGGTTCATGCTCATCAAG cacTTTGACTTCCCACTCCCCAGCCCACTGAAGGTGTTTGAGATGTTGGTGGTCCCGGAGCAGGAGTATCCTCTGGTGTGCGTGGCCATCAGTCAGGGCTCTGACCCAAGTCAAGTGGTCCGCTTTGAGACCATCAACCTCAACTCCAGCTCGTCCTGGTTCACAGAGATAGGAACAA gTCATCAGCAAGTCGACGCAATCCACGTCACGCAGCTGGAGAGAGAcacagtgttggtgtgtttggaCC aaAATTTGAAGATTGTTAATCTTCAGGGCAGACTGAAGTCCAACAAGAAGCTGGCGTCAGAGCTCAGTTTTGACTTCTGCATCGGTTCTGTCG TATGCCTTCAGGACAGCGTCCTGGCTTTTTGGAAACATGGCATGCAGGGGAAAAGCTTCAAGTCTAATGAG gTGACACAGGAGATTTGCGATCCAAGCCGAGTGTTCCGTCTGCTTGGATCTGACAG GGTGGTGGTTTTGGAGAGCAGACCCACAGACAACCCAACGGCCTTGAGCAACCTCTACATTTTAGCAGGTCACGAAAACAGTTACTGA
- the map4k5 gene encoding mitogen-activated protein kinase kinase kinase kinase 5 isoform X1 — protein sequence MDIFPRPSGEIQRRNPQHDFELIQRVGSGTYGDVYKARNIKTGELAAVKIIKLEPGDDFSIIQQEIFMVKECMHHNIVAYFGSYLCREKLWICMEYCGGGSLQDIYHVTGPLSELQIAYVSRETLQGLEYLHMKGKMHRDIKGANILLTDNGDVKLADFGVAAKITATIAKRKSFIGTPYWMAPEVAAVEKNGGYNQLCDIWAVGITSIELAELQPPMFDLHPMRALFLMSKSSFQPPKLKDKNKWSTAFHNFVKVSLTKNPKKRPTAAKLLSHVYVAQTGLTRRLAVDLLDKMNNPDNHQHYSEVDDDDLEPLSAVRHTIRSTNKEASAERTRSEINYEEGPRSSPSFTEGDGGDAVDKLQFEPPLRKETEAHSEMDVSKDNDFSSPWSPFAEGGITSRGHVAHLEDAFEDVELPTLKPGLPPPLPPKPRINSPSEELGLNEERSLTVRRFPNAENGPSQVTRRQSSPEQGNKVEHSTPDFLSVSVSSPGLLSHASDPDNDSDSSVNGGSPKSPPNRHRKEKKEFPKPAINGLPPTPKVLMGACFSKVFDGCPLKINCATSWIHPDTKDQYLIFGTEDGIYTLNLNELHEATMEQLFPRKCTWLYVINNNLMSLSGKTFQLYSHNLIGLFEQLRKPGLAAQFQTHRFPDRILPRRFALTTKIPDTKGCHKCCIVRNPYTGHKYLCGALQSGIVLLQWYEPMQRFMLIKHFDFPLPSPLKVFEMLVVPEQEYPLVCVAISQGSDPSQVVRFETINLNSSSSWFTEIGTSHQQVDAIHVTQLERDTVLVCLDQNLKIVNLQGRLKSNKKLASELSFDFCIGSVVCLQDSVLAFWKHGMQGKSFKSNEVTQEICDPSRVFRLLGSDRVVVLESRPTDNPTALSNLYILAGHENSY from the exons GCTCGAAATATTAAAACCGGGGAACTCGCTGCTGTGAAGATCATTAAATTGGAACCAG GGGATGACTTTTCCATCATACAGCAGGAAATCTTCATGGTGAAGGAATGCATGCACCACAATATCGTGGCCTACTTTGGAAGCTACCTCTG TCGAGAGAAGCTTTGGATTTGTATGGAGTATTGTGGTGGAGGATCGCTGCAGGATATTTATCACG ttACGGGGCCTCTGTCAGAGCTCCAGATAGCTTATGTTTCCAGGGAGACCTTACAG GGTTTGGAATATCTACACATGAAGGGCAAGATGCACCGTGACATCAAg gGTGCCAACATACTTCTGACAGACAACGGTGATGTGAAGTTAG CTGACTTTGGAGTGGCAGCCAAAATAACAGCCACCATTGCTAAGAGAAAGTCCTTCATTGGAACGCCTTACTG GATGGCTCCAGAAGTTGCAGCAGTAGAGAAGAATGGTGGCTACAACCAGCTTTGTGACATCTGGGCCGTTGGCATCACATCCATAGAGCTGGCTGAGCTACAGCCTCCAATGTTCGACCTTCATCCAATGAG GGCCTTGTTTTTGATGTCAAAGAGCAGCTTCCAGCCTCCAAaactaaaagacaaaaacaaatg GTCAACTGCCTTCCACAACTTTGTCAAAGTGTCTCTGACAAAGAACCCAAAGAAGAGGCCGACTGCAGCAAAACTTCTCTCA CACGTTTACGTGGCCCAGACTGGTTTGACAAGGAGGCTCGCCGTCGACCTCCTAGATAAGATGAACAACCCAGACAACCACCAACATTACAGTGAAGTGGACGATGATGACCTTGAG CCTCTCTCTGCGGTTAGACACACCATCCGCTCCACCAACAAAGAAGCCAGCGCCGAGAGGACGCGCTCAGAGATAAACT ACGAAGAAGGGCCACGCTCAAGCCCTAGCTTCACTGAGGGAGACGGGGGGGATGCAG ttGACAAGCTGCAGTTTGAACCACCGCTCCGGAAGGAAACTGAAGCTCATTCTGAAATg GATGTGAGTAAAGATAATGACTTCTCTTCTCCCTGGAGTCCATTCGCAGAAGGAGGAATAACAAGCAG ggGACACGTCGCCCACCTGGAAGATGCCTTTGAAGACGTGGAGCT GCCAACCCTCAAGCCagggcttcctcctcctctgcctccaaAG CCACGAATAAACAGCCCATCAGAAGAGCTTGGCCTTAATGAAGAGCGATCCTTGACGGTCCGGAGGTTCCCCAACGCTGAGAATGGCCCGAGTCAGGTGACCCGCAGACAGAGCTCACCTGAGCAGGGCAACAAGGTGGAGCACTCAACCCCGGATTTCCTCTCTGTTAGCGTCAGCAGCCCCGGCCTTTTATCTCACGCCTCTGATCCTG ATAATGACTCTGACAGCAGTGTGAATGGAGGCAGTCCCAAGTCACCACCCAACCGGCAccggaaggagaagaaggaattCCCT AAACCAGCAATCAACGGTCTGCCTCCCACTCCTAAAGTACTG ATGGGAGCCTGTTTCTCCAAAGTGTTTGATGGCTGTCCACTGAAGATCAATTGTGCCACGTCATGGATTCATCCAGACACTAAAG atcagtATCTAATCTTTGGGACGGAGGATGGCATCTATACACTGAATCTTAATGAACTGCATGAAGCTACAATGGAGCAG CTGTTCCCGAGGAAATGCACGTGGCTGTACGTCATCAACAACAACCTGATGTCTTTATCTG GGAAAACCTTCCAGCTGTACTCCCACAATCTCATTGGGTTGTTCGAGCAGCTACGGAAACCCGGCCTGGCAGCTCAGTTTCAGACTCACCGTTTCCCAGACAGAATTTTACCCAG GAGGTTTGCCTTGACAACTAAGATCCCCGACACAAAGGGTTGTCACAAGTGCTGCATTG TGAGAAATCCATACACAGGCCATAAGTATTTGTGTGGAGCACTGCAGTCTGGGATTGTCCTGCTGCAGTGGTACGAGCCCATGCAGAGGTTCATGCTCATCAAG cacTTTGACTTCCCACTCCCCAGCCCACTGAAGGTGTTTGAGATGTTGGTGGTCCCGGAGCAGGAGTATCCTCTGGTGTGCGTGGCCATCAGTCAGGGCTCTGACCCAAGTCAAGTGGTCCGCTTTGAGACCATCAACCTCAACTCCAGCTCGTCCTGGTTCACAGAGATAGGAACAA gTCATCAGCAAGTCGACGCAATCCACGTCACGCAGCTGGAGAGAGAcacagtgttggtgtgtttggaCC aaAATTTGAAGATTGTTAATCTTCAGGGCAGACTGAAGTCCAACAAGAAGCTGGCGTCAGAGCTCAGTTTTGACTTCTGCATCGGTTCTGTCG TATGCCTTCAGGACAGCGTCCTGGCTTTTTGGAAACATGGCATGCAGGGGAAAAGCTTCAAGTCTAATGAG gTGACACAGGAGATTTGCGATCCAAGCCGAGTGTTCCGTCTGCTTGGATCTGACAG GGTGGTGGTTTTGGAGAGCAGACCCACAGACAACCCAACGGCCTTGAGCAACCTCTACATTTTAGCAGGTCACGAAAACAGTTACTGA